A region of Sus scrofa isolate TJ Tabasco breed Duroc unplaced genomic scaffold, Sscrofa11.1 Contig58, whole genome shotgun sequence DNA encodes the following proteins:
- the LOC110258925 gene encoding putative GTP-binding protein 6 → MWALRAAVRPGARLSRVVRGCGAPKAAPPLPPCPKRTVAAFRGGAGGPEGREGGRWSPGANGWRSRAGEEEEEPEDAEEEEEEEELLRRDPLLPAGTQRVFLIHPEVKWGPRKPQGTRAEWQVAEAQALVRTLDGWSVVDTAVVPTKTPDRRLIFGKGTLEHLTEKIRGSREVSAVFLNVERMATPTKKELEATWGVQVFDRFTVVLHIFRCNARTKEARLQVALAELPLLRSHLKSDIGHLDGRGGGSRYIMGSGESSLQVQQRLLKDKEVRIRRALERLRGKRLLLGRQRRRREFPVISVVGYTNCGKTTLIKALTGDAAVQPRDQLFATLDVTAHAGSLPSRMAVIYMDTIGFLSQLPHSLIESFSATLEDVAHSDLIVHVRDVSHPETELQKDSVLSALRGLRLPAVLLDNVLEVHNKVDLVPGYKPMGPHAVAVSALLGLGLEELKARLEDAVLTATGRRVLTLRVRLAGAQLSWLHKEATVQAVDVMPEAGAADVKVIISHSAYGRFRKLFPE, encoded by the exons ATGTGGGCCCTACGGGCCGCCGTCCGCCCGGGGGCCCGGCTCTCCCGCGTGGTTCGCGGCTGCGGGGCTCCAAAGGccgcgccgccgctgccgccctGCCCCAAGCGCACGGTCGCCGCCTTCCGCGGGGGTGCGGGGGGCCCAGAGGGGCGAGAGGGTGGAAGGTGGAGCCCAGGTGCGAATGGCTGGAGAAGTCgggctggagaagaggaggaggagccagaagatgcggaggaggaagaggaggaagaggagctgctGAGGAGGGACCCTTTGTTACCGGCGGGGACCCAGCGCGTGTTCTTGATTCACCCTGAGGTCAAGTGGGGACCCAGGAAACCACAAGGGACCCGAG CTGAgtggcaggtggcagaggccCAGGCACTGGTGCGCACGCTGGATGGCTGGTCAGTGGTGGACACGGCAGTGGTACCCACCAAGACCCCAGACAGGAGGCTCATCTTCGGCAAAGGGACCCTGGAGCACCTGACGG AGAAAATCAGGGGGTCCCGGGAAGTCTCCGCTGTCTTCCTGAACGTGGAGAGGATGGCCACGCCCACCAAG AAAGAACTGGAAGCCACCTGGGGCGTGCAGGTGTTCGACCGATTCACCGTGGTTCTGCACATCTTCCGCTGCAATGCGCGCACCAAGGAGGCACGGCTGCAGGTGGCGCTGGCCGAGCTCCCGCTGCTCAG GTCCCACCTGAAAAGTGATATTGGCCACCTGGACGGACGAGGAGGGGGCTCTCGCTACATCATGGGGTCAG GGGAGTCTTCCTTGCAGGTGCAGCAGCGTCTCCTCAAGGACAAGGAGGTGAGGATTCGGCGCGCGCTGGAGAGGCTGCGGGGGAAGAGGCTGCTCCTGGGGAGGCAGCGGAGGCGGCGGGAGTTCCCCGTGATCTCTGTGGTCGGATACACAAACTGTG GAAAAACCACGCTGATCAAGGCCCTGACGGGGGACGCCGCCGTCCAGCCCCGGGATCAGCTCTTTGCCACACTGGACGTCACGGCCCACGCGGGGTCGCTGCCCTCCCGCATGGCTGTCATCTACATGGACACCATCGGCTTCCTGTCCCAGCTGCCCCACAGCCTGATCGAGTCCTTCTCGGCCACTCTGGAGGACGTGGCCCATTCG GATCTGATCGTCCATGTGCGAGACGTGAGCCACCCCGAGACGGAGCTGCAGAAGGACAGCGTCCTGTCCGCCCTGCGGGGCCTGCGCCTGCCGGCCGTGCTCCTGGACAACGTCCTGGAGGTTCACAACAAAGTGGACCTGGTGCCCGG gtaCAAACCCATGGGACCGCACGCTGTGGCCGTGTCCGCCCTCCTGGGGCTCGGGCTGGAGGAGCTGAAAGCCAGGCTGGAGGATGCGGTGCTGACAGCCACGGGGAGGCGGGTCCTCACCCTCCGCGTGCGGCTGGCGGGGGCGCAGCTGAG CTGGCTGCATAAGGAGGCCACGGTGCAGGCGGTGGATGTGATGCCCGAGGCTGGAGCGGCCGACGTCAAGGTCATCATAAGCCACTCGGCATACGGCAGGTTCCGGAAGCTCTTCCCCGAGTGA